The following is a genomic window from Marinobacter sp. NP-4(2019).
TGTGATCGCTTTGACCGGCGGCGTGTGATGTGCTGGGTGGCGCTGACTGCCGCCACGTCAGCGGGCCTGGTCGCTGTACTGGGGGCGGACACGCTGTGGCTGCTGACGTTGTTGGTCGGGTTGTTTACCGGGTTGTCGGCCATGGTTTATCCGATTGCGGTTGCCATCACCAATGACCGGATGGACAGCCATCGTATTGTGGCCGCCAGTGCCACCCTGTTGCTCAGTTATGGCATTGGCAGCGTCATCGGCCCGATCGTCATGGCGGAACTGGTCAGTGTTCTGGGGCCGAGAGGGCTGTTCCTCGGAAACGCCGGTTTCCTGGTATTGCTGGCGGTGATGACCAGTTACCGGATCACTCACACCGAGGATGTGCCAGTAGAAGAGCAGGAGCATTTCGTACCGGCAATGCCGGAAACCTCGGTGGTCCTGACGGAAATGGATCCCCGCAACGAGGACTTCCACGAATCCCCGGAAGTGGTGGAAATGCAGGAAGAAGAGCAGCTCCGCCAGACAGGCTGAGCTTGCAAGGGTCTGTCCAGGCGGGCTTTTTCAGCCCGCCTTTCGGTTTTCCCCAATGTTGTTTCGGTATTCACATCTGTTTTCATTTCAATGGTTAGCTTACTATTGTTAGCATTCCATGATTATTAAGCCCCTAACCGGAGTCCCCGACCATGAGAGATCAGTTTCCTTTTGCCGTTGCACGGGTCACCCGTCGCTGGCGCAAACTGCTGGATGAGCGCCTGAAAGATCTGGGTGTGACTCAGGCACGCTGGACCACCATGGTCTATCTCAGGGAAGGCGGCGAAGGCCTGACCCAGCGTGAACTGGCCAGCCTGATGGCGATTGAAAACCCGACCCTGGTTCGCCTGCTGGACAGCCTGGAGCAGCAGGGCCTCATTGAGCGCCGCCCCTGTCCCAATGATCGTCGTGCCCGCCGCCTGCACCTGACGGATAATGGTCGTGCCTTTATGGAGGACCTGACCGAGCGGGCCGCCAAGTTGCGGGAGGAAATGCTGGAAGGGATTTCTGACAAGGAAATCGAGTGCGCGATCAAAGTCTTCCACAAGATCATGGAAAACGCCGAAAAGCAGAAATAAAACACACCGATTCTGTCTGGGGAGCACGGGCTCTGAGTAATAATACGGTCGAGGGGCTGAAGGCCCGGTATGGTGAGCGCTGGCGCTGGCTGGCCGTGTTCACGGTGATGCTTGGTACCATGGCCACGGTACTGAGTGCCACCGTGGTCAACGTTGCGCTGCACGACATTATGCTGGAATTCGGTATTCGCCAGGGCCAGGTCCACTGGTTGGCGACCGGCTTCATCGCAGCCATGACCACCACCATGCTGACCTCCAGCTGGCTGCTTGATCATTTTGGTCTCCGCAAGACCCTGGCGACAGCCATGGCGCTGTTCAGCCTGATTTCTCTGGCAGGCGGGTTTGCTTCATCACCGGAACAACTGATCGCCGCCCGTATCGGCCAGGGTGCCATGGCCGGACTGATGCAACCCATGGGCATGTACCTGGTATTCCGGATTTTCCCCCAGGAGCGTCGTGGCCAGGCGATGGGAATCTACGGCATGGGCGTCATCCTGGCGCCTGCGCTGGGGCCGGTGCTGGGCGGGTTTCTGGTGGACCAACTGGATTGGCGCTATGTGATGTTTGCACCTGCGCCGGTCACGTTGCTGGGTGTGTTCATGGCCTGGCGTTTCCTGCCGCTGCCGGTGTCGCGGCCGGCGCCCTATCGTTTTGACTTGCCCGGGCTGGTACTGCTGGGCACGACCATTGCGGTGTCCCTGGATGCGCTGAACCGGCTGCAGAATATGTCCGGCAACCGCCACTGGCTGATACTGGAAGGCCTGGTGGTGGTGACCACCCTGTTACTTTTCGTGTGGCGTGAACGCAGGACCAGGCACCCATTGCTGAATATCCGCCTGTTGCGTCAACCGGTCTTTCTGTATGCCAATCTTGGCGCGCTTGCGCTCGGGCTGGCGTTATTTGGTTCCACGTATCTGGTGCCCCTGTTTGTACAAACCGCCCTGAACTTTTCTGCAACGGAGGCGGGTCTGTTGATGTTGCCTGCGGGGATTGCCCTGGGCATGACGTTTCCACTGGCAGGAAGACTGGCGGACAAGCACAGTGCCCGCGCCCTGGTGGTTTTCGGTATCGCGCTGTTTGCCGCATCCGCGGCGTTGTTTGCGCTGTCCGATCTGGAGCTGGCGTTTGGCTGGCTGGCGTTGTGGACCATCCTGGGGCGGGTTGGCCTTGGGTTTATGTTGCCCGCGTTGTCGACCGGTGCCTTGAATCCGCTTGAGCCCCATGAGCTGGGGGCGGGCTCCAGCACGATCAATTTTACGCGGCAGCTTGGGGGTGCCTATGGCGTCAATATCGTTGCCCTTACGATTGAATTCGGGGATCACGCCGGAGGTATCCCTACCATTGACGCCTTCCATACGGCCTGGTGGCTGGTGGCGATCTTCGTTGCGGTGGCCGCCATACCGGTTTGGCGAATGCGGGCGTAATTGAACTCGAATTTGGCATCGGGTAGTATGCAGCTTCCTTCAGGGGAGTAGCCTCCGGCCCTCAGTCAGCACAGCAGGCCGGATGGTAGTCAACATACTTGGGGCCCAATCCCCATGGCTATCGTGTCCCGCCCTGTCCCTTAGTTAGATGGTGGCGAGATTGGCAAGACCTGAGGCAGACACCTCCAAAGGGCGGAAGGTGGCTGTCTCATGTCTGAAATTCCGCCCCGGGACATTTCATGGACGCTTTCCTATCTTCGACCCTCGCTGTTGCCATTGCCGAAATTGGTGATAAAACCCAACTGCTGTCTCTGTTCCTGGTGGCCCGCTACGCACGGCGTTTGCCCATCATTCTTGGTATTTTTGTCGCCACGGTACTGAACCATGCGCTTTCAGCTATGCTGGGGGCCTGGGTTGCCAAATGGATACCAGACGCCTGGCTGCCATGGATCCTGGCGGTGAGCTTCGTTGCCATTGCCCTGTGGTTGCTGATCCCGGACAAGGATGACAGCGACGATTCGAAGTTCCTCGGCATGGGGGCGTTCATGGCAACCACCGTGATGTTCTTTATCGCCGAGATCGGCGACAAAACCCAAGTGGCAACCGTGGTGCTGGCGGCGCGATTTACAGAGACCGTTTGGGTTATTATCGGTACAACCGTCGGGATGCTGTTGGCCAACATTCCAGTTATTATGGCGGGGAAGTGGTTAATGGACCGGTTGCCGTTGGCAACGGCCCGGATTGGCGCCAGCGTGCTTTTCATTGTCCTGGCGATTGCAACGGTCTGGGCGGCACTGGCTACGGCCTGAGCGCGCTCAAGGTTTTTTTGTAGTGTGGAAAATAAGCTATGTCGTGTAAACGAGTTCTGGCGTTGATGGCCGTCGGCCTTGTTCTGTCCTGGAGTGGTGCCTATGGAGCAGAACAGGACAAGACCCGGGTTATTGATTCCTCTGAAACACCGGATCGCCAACCGCGGGTGCCGACGTTCGCCGTTGATGGGGATCTTGCCGGATCGTTGTCCGTGTTTACGACGAAGTATGAGGACACCTTCGCAGCGATCGGTAATGACCTGAGCCTGGGCTATCTGGAACTGGTGAAAGCCAATCCCGGTGTTGACCCATGGTTGCCGGGCGATGGCACCCGCATCACCCTGCCCCGTCAGTATGTTCTGCCCGATGTTGAGCGCAAGGGCATTGTTATCAACCTGGCGGAGTATCGCCTGTACTACTTCACCGACAAGGGGGTCCAGGTTTACCCCGTCGGGGTGGGCACGGATGACAACCCGTCACCGCTGACCGATGCGGAAGTCACCATGCCTCTGGAATCTCCGGCCTGGTACCCACCGGCCAGTATTCGGGCCGAATACGCAGCCTCTGGTGACTACCTGCCAAGAATGATCCCCGCTGGCCCTGACAATCCGCTTGGTAGTCATGCCCTGATGCTGAGTGAAGAGGGCTACCTGATCCACGGTACCAACAAGCAGTTCGGGGTTGGTATGCAGGTCAGTCACGGTTGTTTCCGCATGTACAACGAGGACATTTCACGCTTTGTCTATCAGGTCAGCAAAGGCACGCCGGTACGGGTGATCAAGCAACCTGTGAAGATTGGACTGTCTGGTGGCGAAGTCTGGCTGGAAGTTCATCGTCCCCATGAGGAATACGGAGACCAGGACCGGGAGTGGTTATGGCAGGAGGTCACGGAAGCGCTGGACGACTTCCTCCAGCGCAGACCCGGGGTTGAAATCCAGCGTCGTGCCATAGAGCTTGCTGTCGATCAGGCGGATGGCATTCCCACCATGGTGGGGGAACAGATCCCGGGCCGCCAACTGGCATCGGACGACAGCAACATGGAAAAACCGGCGAATGTCGACGACAGGGAAACAGCGCCACGGCTCTGGTTCTGAGCTGATGAAACAAAAGTTGCCAACCCGAGTCACAACTTTGTATCCGGGCTATATTCATATTGAGATTAGTGAGAAAGTGAAGAGGCCGGTATTGCTGCTGGCCCGAATGTTCTGACCCATTGCGTTGATCCGGGGAGGAGTAATGACGACGAGCCGTCCCATGAGATCACTGTCCTCCAGGGGATTCACCTGGTCCCTGTTCGTATTTCTGCTGGGAAGTATGCTGGCACTGGGATCCCTGGCCTATTCCGTGTATGCGCAGGAAAAAGCCTCCGGTACCGCATTGGTATTGACCGTCGAGGGCGCCATTAGCCCGGCAACCATGGACTACGTGGTACGTGGCATACAGCGTGCGGAATCCGAAGGCGCCGGCCTCGTCATTATCCGTATGGACACCCCCGGTGGGTTGATGGAATCCATGCGTGGAATCATCAAGGAAATTCTCGGCTCGTCCGTGCCGGTGGCCACCTATGTCTCGCCTGCGGGGGCCCGCGCGGCCAGTGCTGGCACCTACATCCTTTATGGTAGTCACATTGCCGCCATGGCGCCGGCCACCAACCTGGGTTCCGCAACCCCCGTCCAGATGGGAGGGGTTCCGGGGATGGAGGATCCACCGGCCGAAGAGCCTGACGAGAAGTCCGAGGACGGCAAGGACACCAAAAAGGATGACAGCGCTGAAAAAGAGGCCAGCGAAAGTGACGACAAACGCCGTGGCGGGACGGCCATGGAACGTAAAGTGCTGGAAGACGCTGTCAGTTATATCCGCGGCCTGGCGGAACGCCACGGTCGCAATGCCGACTGGGCGGAGGAGGCCGTACGTGAAGCGGTCAATCTGGGGGCTACCGAAGCTCTGGAAAGGAACGTGGTGGACGTGGTCGCCAGTAGCCTGCCCGATTTGCTGCGACAGATAGACGGTCGCACGGTAAGGATGGCCGGCGGAGAGCTTACCCTGGCGACTGCAAACCTCGAGCTGGTGCACTCGGCACCGGACTGGCGTACCCGTTTGCTGTCAGTCCTCACCAATCCCAACGTGGCCTATTTCCTGATGATCATCGGGTTCTACGGCATCATTTTCGAACTCTCCAATCCAGGTGCCATCTTCCCTGGTGTCATCGGTGCGATTTGTCTGATCCTGGCACTGTTTGCCTTCCAGGTGCTGTCGGTGAACTATGCTGGTCTGGCGTTGATCATGCTGGGCCTGGCCTTCATTGTTGGTGAGGCGTTCATGCCCAGTTTCGGCATATTGGGGATTGGGGGGATCATTGCCTTTGTCATTGGCTCGGTGATTCTCATGGATGGCAGTCATCGGGATATCTCCCTGCCGATGGTAGGGGGAACCGCAGCCGTCGCCGGTGGCTTTATCCTGTGGACCGCGATGCGCTTAATCGGGCTGCGAAAGCGGCATCCCGTCAGTGGTCCGGAACAGATTTCCCATGAACATGCCCTGGCTCTGGAGGACTTCGAGCCCAGGGAAGGCCACTACCAGGGGCACGTACGCATGAGCAGTGAGCGCTGGAACGCCACCAGCAGTTCGCCGGTCAAGGCCGGTGATCAGCTGAATGTCACGGCAATAGAAGGGCTGACGGTGGTTGTGGAGCCGGGAGACACGACGAAGAAATAAATAAACGAAGGAGGCGGTATGATATTCGGAGATCTGATTCCCTATCTGGCACCCACGGTGGTGCTGCTTCTGATCCTTGCATCAGCCATCAAGATCCTGCCTGAGTACGAGCGTGGCGTGGTGTTCTTCCTGGGCCGGTTTCAGGGCGTGAAAGGCCCGGGCCTGATTATTGTTATTCCCGGTATCCAACAGATCGTCAGGGTGGATCTGCGAGTTATCACCCTGGATGTGCCGAGTCAGGACGTTATTTCCAAGGACAACGTTACCGTGCGGGTAAACGCCGTATTGTACTTCCGGGTGGTGGATCCCGAACGTTCGATTATCCGGGTGGAGGATTACGCGGCGGCGACCAGTCAGTTGGCTCAGACAACCCTGCGTTCGGTGTTGGGCAAGCACGATCTGGACGAGATGCTGTCGGAACGTGACAAACTCAACAATGATATCCAGGAGATCATCGATACCCAGACCGAGGAATGGGGTATCAAGGTCGCGAATGTGGAAATCAAGCATGTGGACCTGAATGAGTCGATGATCCGTGCTATCGCGCGACAGGCGGAAGCAGAGCGTGAACGGCGGGCCAAGGTGATCCATGCCGAGGGTGAATTGCAGGCCTCGAAGAAACTGGTGGAAGCGGCCGAAGTAATGTCCGCCGACCCTGGTGCCATGCAGCTTCGTTATCTGCAGACGCTGGCGGACATGAGTACCGGCAACGCATCGACCATTGTATTCCCGCTGCCCATGGACATGATGAAAGCGTTTATGGATAAACAGAAGCCGGGGCTTAACAAGCCGAAGGATTCGGATCCCGGGGAATCATGACCGGGTCACAGACATGAAAAAGGCCGGAATATTCCGGCCTTTTTCATGTCGTATCAGCCTTACTTCTGGCTGGCACGCTCGAGCATACGCTTGGCACGCTCGTTTGCTTCGTCAGCAGCACGCTGTGCAGCTTGTGCAGCGGCCAGTGCTTCGTCTGCAGTCTGCTGGGCAGAACGTGCAGCGCTGGAAGCGCTGTTGGCGGTGTTCAGAGCATTTTCAGCAGTCTGTTCGGCGGAGCTTGCGTTTGCATTTGCTTCGTCGATGGCTGCCTGGTTAGAGGCACAACCTGCTGTCAGTGCGGTGGCCAGTGCAAACCCTGCGATTGTCAGTTTACGCATATCTTTTCCCCTTATTGGTCGTTTTATTTCCTGTGATCCAGAAGCCAGTCAGATGACGTCCTGTCAAACCAGGCCCGATAGGCTTTGACTACCGGAGTCGTTAAACAGTGTAAAACACTCTGCGGGAAAATGTTAACTAAGGATACGTAAAAGTTCTGCCCTTATGACAACAACTTAATAAAAAGGAAAGCTGAAAGCTCTCTTTACGGGCGTTCCGGGTGTGTCATGGAAGTATACTGATCGGGGTGCCATCGGATACGAGGCTCCAGATCTCATCCATTTCCTCGTTGGTGACGGCAATGCAGCCGTTGGTCCAGTCCAGGCCGGTATAGGCAAACGCCATATCGCCGGCATCGTTTGGCAGACCGTGGATCATGATGCTGCCGCCTGGATCCAGTCCCCAGGCTTCCGCCAGTTCCTGATCCCGCTCATTAGGGTAGGAGATATGAATCGATTTGTAGAAGTCACTGTCGGCATTGCGCCAATCCAGCTGATAGTGCCCTTCAGGAGTGCGCTTGTCCCCCTCGTAGAGTTTGTGGCCCTCCGGATTATCTCCCAGTGAGATCCGGTAGCTGCGGACG
Proteins encoded in this region:
- the slyA gene encoding transcriptional regulator SlyA; translated protein: MRDQFPFAVARVTRRWRKLLDERLKDLGVTQARWTTMVYLREGGEGLTQRELASLMAIENPTLVRLLDSLEQQGLIERRPCPNDRRARRLHLTDNGRAFMEDLTERAAKLREEMLEGISDKEIECAIKVFHKIMENAEKQK
- a CDS encoding DHA2 family efflux MFS transporter permease subunit; this translates as MSNNTVEGLKARYGERWRWLAVFTVMLGTMATVLSATVVNVALHDIMLEFGIRQGQVHWLATGFIAAMTTTMLTSSWLLDHFGLRKTLATAMALFSLISLAGGFASSPEQLIAARIGQGAMAGLMQPMGMYLVFRIFPQERRGQAMGIYGMGVILAPALGPVLGGFLVDQLDWRYVMFAPAPVTLLGVFMAWRFLPLPVSRPAPYRFDLPGLVLLGTTIAVSLDALNRLQNMSGNRHWLILEGLVVVTTLLLFVWRERRTRHPLLNIRLLRQPVFLYANLGALALGLALFGSTYLVPLFVQTALNFSATEAGLLMLPAGIALGMTFPLAGRLADKHSARALVVFGIALFAASAALFALSDLELAFGWLALWTILGRVGLGFMLPALSTGALNPLEPHELGAGSSTINFTRQLGGAYGVNIVALTIEFGDHAGGIPTIDAFHTAWWLVAIFVAVAAIPVWRMRA
- a CDS encoding TMEM165/GDT1 family protein, translating into MDAFLSSTLAVAIAEIGDKTQLLSLFLVARYARRLPIILGIFVATVLNHALSAMLGAWVAKWIPDAWLPWILAVSFVAIALWLLIPDKDDSDDSKFLGMGAFMATTVMFFIAEIGDKTQVATVVLAARFTETVWVIIGTTVGMLLANIPVIMAGKWLMDRLPLATARIGASVLFIVLAIATVWAALATA
- a CDS encoding L,D-transpeptidase family protein; protein product: MSCKRVLALMAVGLVLSWSGAYGAEQDKTRVIDSSETPDRQPRVPTFAVDGDLAGSLSVFTTKYEDTFAAIGNDLSLGYLELVKANPGVDPWLPGDGTRITLPRQYVLPDVERKGIVINLAEYRLYYFTDKGVQVYPVGVGTDDNPSPLTDAEVTMPLESPAWYPPASIRAEYAASGDYLPRMIPAGPDNPLGSHALMLSEEGYLIHGTNKQFGVGMQVSHGCFRMYNEDISRFVYQVSKGTPVRVIKQPVKIGLSGGEVWLEVHRPHEEYGDQDREWLWQEVTEALDDFLQRRPGVEIQRRAIELAVDQADGIPTMVGEQIPGRQLASDDSNMEKPANVDDRETAPRLWF
- a CDS encoding NfeD family protein, producing the protein MRSLSSRGFTWSLFVFLLGSMLALGSLAYSVYAQEKASGTALVLTVEGAISPATMDYVVRGIQRAESEGAGLVIIRMDTPGGLMESMRGIIKEILGSSVPVATYVSPAGARAASAGTYILYGSHIAAMAPATNLGSATPVQMGGVPGMEDPPAEEPDEKSEDGKDTKKDDSAEKEASESDDKRRGGTAMERKVLEDAVSYIRGLAERHGRNADWAEEAVREAVNLGATEALERNVVDVVASSLPDLLRQIDGRTVRMAGGELTLATANLELVHSAPDWRTRLLSVLTNPNVAYFLMIIGFYGIIFELSNPGAIFPGVIGAICLILALFAFQVLSVNYAGLALIMLGLAFIVGEAFMPSFGILGIGGIIAFVIGSVILMDGSHRDISLPMVGGTAAVAGGFILWTAMRLIGLRKRHPVSGPEQISHEHALALEDFEPREGHYQGHVRMSSERWNATSSSPVKAGDQLNVTAIEGLTVVVEPGDTTKK
- a CDS encoding slipin family protein, translated to MIFGDLIPYLAPTVVLLLILASAIKILPEYERGVVFFLGRFQGVKGPGLIIVIPGIQQIVRVDLRVITLDVPSQDVISKDNVTVRVNAVLYFRVVDPERSIIRVEDYAAATSQLAQTTLRSVLGKHDLDEMLSERDKLNNDIQEIIDTQTEEWGIKVANVEIKHVDLNESMIRAIARQAEAERERRAKVIHAEGELQASKKLVEAAEVMSADPGAMQLRYLQTLADMSTGNASTIVFPLPMDMMKAFMDKQKPGLNKPKDSDPGES
- a CDS encoding Lpp/OprI family alanine-zipper lipoprotein, with the translated sequence MRKLTIAGFALATALTAGCASNQAAIDEANANASSAEQTAENALNTANSASSAARSAQQTADEALAAAQAAQRAADEANERAKRMLERASQK
- a CDS encoding L,D-transpeptidase family protein, giving the protein MFLFLFMFAASLLTPFSGALATEMLARAETRMPEDKPSLDHPLSINKVLVRKSERRLYLMDDQEVVRSYRISLGDNPEGHKLYEGDKRTPEGHYQLDWRNADSDFYKSIHISYPNERDQELAEAWGLDPGGSIMIHGLPNDAGDMAFAYTGLDWTNGCIAVTNEEMDEIWSLVSDGTPISILP